The Verrucomicrobiia bacterium genome window below encodes:
- a CDS encoding flagellin: MVINTNISAQNGARLLGESSAMLSKSLARLSSGSKIVSPEDDAAGLAVATRFDAQISRTGAAKNNVGNATSFNQTQDGFLGKVAKALDRMSELTILAQDVTKTDADRALYNQEFSTLGSYVNNVATKDFNGVSLFGGASLSVTTDGDGGSFSMTGVNLGASAYTTATSSTITSTTNAATALTNVKAAIVQLTTDRSNVGANIARLNSTAEQLGVLKDNLAAANSRIKDVDVAEESTQLARYNILVQSGTAMLSQANSTPQSVLRLLG, from the coding sequence ATGGTCATCAATACAAACATCTCGGCCCAGAATGGCGCACGCCTGCTGGGGGAATCATCGGCTATGTTGAGCAAGTCGCTTGCTCGTTTGTCCTCCGGATCGAAAATCGTTTCGCCGGAAGATGACGCTGCAGGTCTCGCGGTCGCGACGCGTTTTGATGCGCAGATCAGCCGCACAGGTGCTGCCAAAAACAACGTTGGCAACGCGACCTCGTTCAACCAGACGCAGGACGGTTTCCTGGGCAAGGTGGCAAAGGCGCTCGATCGTATGAGCGAGCTCACCATTCTGGCGCAAGATGTGACAAAGACCGACGCGGACCGGGCCCTGTACAACCAGGAGTTCAGCACGCTGGGTTCTTATGTTAACAACGTAGCCACAAAAGACTTTAACGGCGTCAGCCTCTTTGGCGGTGCAAGCCTGAGCGTTACGACGGACGGAGACGGCGGAAGCTTCTCCATGACTGGGGTGAATCTGGGTGCCAGTGCCTATACCACGGCCACCAGTTCCACCATCACCTCCACGACCAACGCGGCGACGGCTCTGACCAATGTCAAAGCGGCCATCGTGCAACTGACCACGGACCGTTCCAATGTGGGCGCTAACATCGCCCGCTTGAACTCCACGGCGGAACAGTTGGGCGTGTTGAAGGACAACCTTGCCGCGGCGAACAGCCGTATCAAGGATGTGGATGTGGCCGAAGAAAGCACGCAGCTCGCCCGCTACAACATATTGGTGCAGTCGGGCACCGCGATGCTCTCCCAGGCGAACTCCACGCCGCAGTCAGTGCTGCGTCTGTTAGGCTAA
- a CDS encoding glycosyltransferase family 29 protein: MTGFAAYTTMSQKIDAASQTGLSTRALHVPTWLSGTDLSALKHAEDILQRIRGRIAIVGNATPKRAYGKLIDSYDCIIRFNNFRLEGFADLVGTRTDLRCTTGWHDIEHREGLIEFSPFTADSREASNLATFSAANHRPVLAARTDIHPLVTETPNPSCGLALVQLLNSLGIEADLFGFDGFQTSHYWNAGQKVETSHTLREMDIVLSRPNIILIGDTYPYAELYQFCHAEHTDYDENVGAELFRRLNKKVTGKKILEFGAGNGGLSAQLEKWGNEVTAFEVATNAFDKIQCSHKVNDSALGLPYVTEKHDLFVSADVLEHLTENDIRLVLREAARTCSEIFLAVSTRPSGLLGPKGENLHLTVRPNEWWVQQVGRWFEVKAYPGYGQGQLVLEGALHRRSALAYNLSSIPNASETVKSLALPETYKSRPVPEYFEDSVTQDTGIIWQPEVYPYAAWLAKELGCHRIIDVGCGRAGKLVKMSAEFAITGLDFGSNLEFCRTNYPQGQWREIDFDQASDWGLPLADLNDAVMICADVIEHLRDPRPLLANFRRCLAHSPALIISTPERELTRGVRHAGPPDNPAHTREWSLEELVKLLQAEGFSVDYAGLTPSNDREPEHKTILCVISLAENNTAARWSTKHSENAFAPFAYRIALRERNGDTFAANPVLPAPATPGELLAQGRIALQKQDLVTAKTSLEQAVQFGINDKDIWTALAELRQRAGERQPAIEAWHEALSLGCNAKEAFSALGYLHTELGHFDAAITAYLSALDEELTNVPLRIRLGFVLLQAGRPMDALNVFQQLLTEEHEEVEVFWGMAKCCAALADFATAKTACECVLAVQPDHTEAERLWNRLSGNSSQAKQRESGWSFCLITNGKRPQKLQAEIDSIRALNIPAYEILIAGEAPENLDAGAKFIPAVDAARNGRLGEMRNRLTEQARFDHLVVADDDLLFHGDFYTGLQQYGDAWDVLCVRFLNPDGTRFWDWATHGGIRGHKLLAYTETDEHVYVTGGLCVLKASIADRVQWDDGRGFYQGEDVDFSARLKAAGITPKFNELSTVTHDDDRYTQRENVVVRDSLEVKRSVRWYGPIFNPSGYASEVINFVVPLKGKLDLGIHHQNNLYSEKFVQGLAADERETLFAQRDRFAGIKGGIAISHNPANGFLRLPDADYQIGRTMFETDRIPKGWTQACNRMDEIWVPSQFNVETFAACGVERDKLVIMPGSADEHFFDPKKHQPLALKNRAAYNFLSIFEWSSRKGWDVLLATYLREFSAEDDVCFHLRTYLFSKPDEDPRTAIERRIREFAATLNLGNKPLPRIEIIADQVPSAQLPAFYLAADCLLAPSRGEGWGRPQHEAMLMERPVIATNWSANTEFMADEFSYLIDYEMVEAKLLEPELWHYRGHRWANPNETHLRKLLRHVQQNPEEGRTKGRLARQHMVKHYGREVVANKVLRRLNAIESKLSAPYLPAVTARTLAEAKETKFPQREPVVSWEGTYLDYGSLSHVNREFTAKLVEQKSLRLHRVSRQAKPTVIAPEFQRLAKQIAPQAPRNVEITLRHAWPPDFSAPASGALVVMQPWEFGALPAEWTKAMERVDEVWVNSQYVRRVYLDSGVEPSKVKYLPLGINPDRFRPDVKPLPLNTQKKFKFLFVGGTIHRKGPDLLLQAYLSKFTAADDVCLVIKDFGGQSVYAGQTLAEQIRTAQATPNAPEILYLDQEMPAEDLPRLYVACDCLVHPYRGEGFGLPVLEAMACALPVIVTGGGSTDDFASAEVTYRIPAVRAALGNEVSGMKLVQGGWWLEPIFTDLQKTMREVFENPAEAKARGVKASEIARRDWTWAQSVKAAELLLLDLAGRREAAQQAELAKRFAKAPAIHLPRAALLGDLRGAREAMDKRVLPLAWERTVKALNERPFHPEAWLLLADVAQAMGDITMAIHCAHEAKKLTPRWKEVQRKLGSLDERKQAGYFTWPALPVKPTEPRVSVCLITRNEERFLKQCLESVKDLAWQIVVMDTGSTDKTVEIAKSFGAEVYHTTWQNDFSAARNAAMEYVRGDWVLSLDADEELLPEAKATLRKEIQSGDAIAYRLPIIDIGREDEGCSYIPRLFRNAHGLFYVSRVHEQIFSSVEVRRRQWSMENKLSTAAIRHHGYQEQIVRNREKSARNLKLLELALEEWPNEPNLLMSMGLELARIGQIEDGLSFYLEAFQVLSHKPADEVAPELRETLLSQFTTQLMATRQFGEIVQVLNSPLALSQTGLVASHHFTMGLAFMELKQPAQAIEQFRKCLAKREQRSLAPVNKEIHKAGPHHCLANCLAQLGKKDEARASYEQARKLAPESVAVLFDYAKFEQSLGHPVEALQLLHALISLEPRQEAFWGLGGQIALSRADFYEFAADWSAEAVKHHPNSLLLARQHAEALTLNRNLTEALTWWKQSQGAAQPAGRAAIVICELAGGMPLTPLETRHQELVSREFIQWYRRLVEAQALDTVEKINRRLEHLETVLPSAAQALTAVLQVAEVTSA; encoded by the coding sequence ATGACGGGATTTGCCGCCTATACGACCATGAGCCAAAAGATAGATGCCGCCAGCCAGACAGGATTGTCCACCCGCGCCCTTCATGTTCCCACCTGGTTGTCCGGGACGGATCTATCCGCCCTCAAGCACGCCGAAGATATCCTGCAACGCATCCGTGGCCGCATCGCCATCGTCGGCAACGCCACCCCCAAGCGCGCCTACGGCAAGCTCATCGACAGTTACGATTGCATCATCCGCTTCAACAACTTCCGCCTCGAAGGTTTCGCCGATCTCGTGGGCACCCGCACCGATCTTCGCTGCACCACGGGCTGGCATGACATCGAGCACCGCGAGGGCCTGATCGAGTTCAGCCCCTTCACCGCCGATTCCCGCGAAGCCAGCAACCTCGCCACTTTCAGCGCGGCCAATCACCGCCCTGTCCTCGCCGCTCGCACGGACATTCACCCCTTGGTGACTGAAACGCCCAATCCCTCCTGCGGCCTCGCACTCGTCCAACTGTTGAATTCCCTTGGCATAGAAGCCGACCTCTTCGGCTTCGATGGTTTCCAGACCAGCCACTACTGGAATGCTGGGCAAAAGGTCGAGACCTCGCACACGTTGCGCGAGATGGACATCGTCCTCAGCCGTCCGAACATAATTCTGATCGGCGACACTTACCCCTATGCCGAGCTTTACCAGTTCTGCCATGCCGAACACACGGACTACGATGAAAACGTCGGTGCCGAACTCTTTCGCCGCCTGAACAAGAAGGTCACCGGTAAGAAGATTCTGGAATTCGGTGCAGGTAATGGCGGCCTCAGCGCGCAATTGGAGAAATGGGGCAATGAAGTCACCGCCTTTGAAGTCGCTACCAATGCTTTCGACAAGATCCAGTGCTCGCACAAGGTGAACGACTCCGCACTGGGCTTGCCTTACGTCACCGAGAAGCACGATCTCTTCGTCTCCGCTGATGTGCTCGAGCATCTCACCGAGAATGACATCCGCCTCGTGCTGCGCGAAGCCGCCCGCACGTGCAGTGAAATCTTCCTCGCAGTCTCCACACGCCCGAGCGGTTTGCTCGGACCCAAGGGCGAGAATCTGCATCTCACGGTGCGCCCGAATGAATGGTGGGTGCAACAGGTCGGCCGCTGGTTCGAGGTGAAAGCCTATCCCGGCTACGGCCAAGGCCAGCTCGTGCTCGAAGGCGCTCTGCATCGCCGCTCCGCTCTCGCCTACAATCTGTCATCTATTCCCAACGCGAGCGAAACCGTGAAATCCCTCGCCTTGCCGGAAACCTATAAATCCCGCCCAGTCCCTGAATATTTCGAAGACTCGGTCACGCAAGACACCGGCATCATCTGGCAGCCCGAGGTCTATCCTTACGCCGCCTGGCTGGCGAAAGAACTGGGCTGCCACCGCATCATCGATGTCGGCTGCGGGCGCGCGGGCAAACTCGTGAAGATGTCTGCGGAGTTCGCCATCACCGGCCTCGACTTCGGCAGCAACCTGGAATTCTGCCGCACGAATTATCCGCAAGGCCAATGGCGCGAGATCGATTTCGACCAAGCCTCCGATTGGGGTCTGCCCCTCGCCGACTTGAACGACGCTGTGATGATTTGCGCCGATGTCATCGAACATTTGCGCGATCCGCGCCCCTTGCTCGCGAACTTCCGCCGCTGCCTCGCACACTCGCCCGCGTTGATCATCTCCACCCCGGAACGCGAGCTCACTCGCGGTGTCCGCCATGCGGGTCCGCCAGATAATCCCGCGCACACGCGTGAGTGGTCGCTGGAAGAACTCGTGAAGTTGCTGCAAGCCGAAGGCTTCAGCGTGGACTACGCCGGTCTCACACCGAGCAATGACCGCGAACCCGAACATAAAACCATCCTCTGCGTCATCAGCTTGGCCGAAAACAATACGGCTGCACGCTGGTCCACGAAGCATAGTGAAAACGCCTTCGCACCCTTCGCCTATCGAATCGCTCTGCGCGAGCGTAACGGTGACACGTTCGCTGCGAACCCAGTTTTGCCTGCACCAGCTACTCCCGGCGAACTGCTCGCCCAGGGCCGTATCGCTCTGCAGAAGCAAGACCTCGTCACGGCAAAAACCTCTCTCGAACAAGCCGTTCAATTCGGTATTAACGACAAAGACATCTGGACCGCACTCGCCGAATTGCGTCAACGCGCCGGTGAACGCCAGCCTGCGATTGAAGCTTGGCACGAAGCACTTTCCCTCGGCTGCAACGCCAAGGAAGCCTTCTCCGCTCTCGGCTATCTCCACACCGAGCTGGGTCATTTCGATGCCGCCATCACAGCCTATCTTAGCGCCTTGGACGAAGAGCTGACGAATGTGCCGCTGCGCATTCGCCTCGGCTTCGTGCTGCTGCAAGCCGGTCGTCCTATGGATGCCCTGAATGTCTTCCAACAACTGCTCACCGAAGAGCACGAAGAAGTCGAAGTCTTCTGGGGCATGGCCAAGTGCTGTGCCGCTCTTGCTGATTTCGCCACCGCCAAGACCGCGTGTGAATGCGTGCTCGCCGTGCAACCTGATCACACCGAAGCGGAACGTCTCTGGAATCGCCTGAGTGGAAATAGTTCGCAAGCCAAGCAACGCGAATCCGGTTGGTCCTTCTGCCTCATCACGAATGGTAAGCGCCCGCAAAAACTTCAAGCCGAGATCGATTCCATCCGCGCCCTGAACATTCCTGCGTATGAGATTCTCATCGCCGGTGAAGCTCCGGAAAATCTCGATGCCGGGGCGAAATTCATCCCTGCCGTCGATGCCGCTCGTAATGGCCGTCTCGGTGAGATGCGCAATCGCCTCACTGAACAAGCCCGCTTCGATCACCTCGTTGTCGCCGATGATGATCTTCTTTTTCACGGTGATTTCTACACCGGTTTGCAGCAATACGGTGATGCTTGGGATGTCCTCTGCGTGCGTTTTCTGAATCCCGATGGCACGCGCTTCTGGGATTGGGCCACACACGGCGGCATCCGCGGTCACAAGCTGCTCGCCTACACCGAGACGGATGAACACGTCTATGTCACCGGCGGTCTGTGCGTGCTGAAAGCCTCCATCGCCGATCGTGTGCAGTGGGATGACGGCCGTGGTTTCTACCAAGGTGAAGATGTTGATTTCTCTGCCCGTTTGAAAGCCGCTGGCATCACGCCGAAGTTCAATGAACTCAGCACCGTGACACATGACGACGACCGCTACACACAGCGTGAAAACGTCGTGGTGCGCGATTCACTCGAAGTAAAACGCTCCGTGCGCTGGTATGGCCCCATCTTCAACCCGAGCGGTTACGCGAGCGAAGTCATTAACTTCGTCGTGCCGCTCAAGGGCAAGCTCGATCTCGGCATCCATCACCAGAACAACCTCTACTCCGAGAAATTCGTCCAAGGTCTTGCTGCCGATGAGCGCGAAACGCTCTTCGCTCAACGCGACCGCTTCGCTGGCATCAAAGGTGGTATCGCCATTTCGCACAATCCGGCCAATGGTTTCCTGCGTCTGCCGGATGCCGACTACCAGATCGGCCGCACGATGTTCGAGACAGACCGCATTCCCAAAGGCTGGACCCAAGCATGCAACCGCATGGACGAGATCTGGGTGCCGAGCCAGTTCAACGTGGAGACCTTCGCGGCTTGCGGCGTGGAGCGCGACAAACTTGTGATCATGCCCGGTTCGGCGGATGAACATTTCTTCGACCCGAAGAAGCATCAGCCCTTGGCGCTAAAGAATCGTGCTGCCTACAATTTCCTCTCCATCTTCGAGTGGTCCTCGCGCAAAGGCTGGGATGTTCTGCTCGCCACCTATCTGCGCGAATTTTCGGCGGAAGATGATGTGTGCTTCCACCTCCGCACTTATCTCTTCAGCAAGCCGGATGAAGATCCGCGCACGGCGATCGAACGCCGCATCCGCGAATTCGCCGCCACGCTGAACCTTGGCAACAAGCCGTTGCCTCGTATCGAGATCATTGCCGATCAAGTGCCGAGCGCGCAGTTGCCTGCATTCTATCTCGCTGCCGATTGCCTGCTCGCGCCGAGTCGCGGTGAAGGCTGGGGCCGCCCGCAGCATGAAGCCATGCTCATGGAGCGTCCGGTCATCGCAACGAACTGGAGCGCGAACACCGAGTTCATGGCGGATGAGTTCAGCTACCTCATCGACTACGAGATGGTCGAGGCGAAATTGCTGGAGCCGGAGCTGTGGCACTATCGCGGTCATCGCTGGGCAAACCCGAACGAGACGCATCTGCGCAAGCTGTTGCGTCACGTGCAGCAGAATCCCGAAGAAGGTCGCACCAAAGGTCGTCTTGCTCGTCAGCACATGGTCAAGCACTACGGTCGTGAAGTGGTGGCGAACAAAGTCCTGCGCCGCTTGAACGCGATCGAAAGCAAACTCTCCGCACCTTACCTGCCTGCTGTCACCGCACGGACATTGGCGGAAGCCAAAGAAACTAAGTTCCCACAACGCGAACCCGTGGTTTCCTGGGAAGGCACGTATCTCGATTACGGCAGCCTCTCGCACGTGAACCGCGAATTCACTGCCAAGCTGGTCGAGCAAAAGAGCCTGCGTCTGCATCGCGTTTCGCGCCAAGCGAAGCCGACGGTCATTGCTCCCGAGTTCCAACGTCTCGCCAAGCAGATCGCACCGCAAGCGCCGCGCAATGTGGAGATCACCTTGCGCCATGCGTGGCCGCCGGATTTCTCTGCACCGGCTTCTGGCGCGCTAGTCGTCATGCAACCGTGGGAGTTTGGCGCTTTGCCTGCCGAATGGACGAAGGCCATGGAACGTGTGGATGAAGTGTGGGTGAACTCTCAATACGTCCGCCGCGTGTATCTCGATTCGGGTGTCGAACCCTCAAAGGTCAAATACCTGCCGCTAGGCATCAATCCGGATCGCTTTCGCCCGGATGTGAAACCGCTGCCGTTGAACACACAGAAGAAGTTCAAGTTCCTCTTCGTCGGCGGCACGATCCATCGCAAAGGCCCGGATCTACTATTACAAGCCTACCTCAGCAAATTCACCGCTGCCGATGACGTTTGCCTCGTGATCAAAGATTTCGGCGGTCAATCCGTCTATGCTGGCCAGACGCTAGCGGAACAGATTCGCACCGCTCAAGCCACGCCGAACGCGCCGGAGATTTTGTATCTCGATCAAGAGATGCCCGCAGAAGATTTGCCGCGTCTCTACGTAGCGTGCGATTGCCTTGTGCATCCTTATCGCGGCGAAGGTTTCGGTCTGCCCGTGCTAGAAGCGATGGCGTGCGCCTTGCCCGTCATCGTAACGGGTGGCGGCTCCACGGATGATTTCGCTTCCGCCGAAGTTACCTACCGTATCCCGGCTGTGCGTGCCGCATTGGGTAATGAAGTTTCTGGCATGAAGCTGGTGCAGGGTGGCTGGTGGCTCGAACCCATATTCACCGATCTGCAGAAGACCATGCGTGAAGTATTCGAGAATCCGGCGGAAGCCAAGGCGCGTGGCGTGAAGGCGAGCGAGATTGCTCGGCGTGATTGGACATGGGCACAAAGCGTGAAAGCCGCTGAACTGCTCTTGCTCGATCTCGCCGGACGCCGTGAAGCGGCGCAACAGGCTGAGTTAGCCAAACGCTTCGCCAAAGCCCCCGCGATCCATCTGCCCCGGGCTGCGTTGCTCGGCGATTTGCGCGGAGCGCGTGAAGCGATGGACAAGCGCGTGTTGCCTCTCGCTTGGGAACGCACGGTCAAGGCGTTGAATGAACGTCCCTTCCATCCTGAAGCGTGGTTGCTGCTTGCTGATGTCGCGCAAGCCATGGGTGACATCACCATGGCCATTCATTGCGCGCATGAAGCAAAGAAACTCACGCCTCGCTGGAAAGAAGTGCAGCGCAAGCTAGGTTCTCTGGATGAACGCAAGCAGGCCGGTTACTTCACCTGGCCCGCCTTGCCGGTGAAACCCACTGAACCGCGTGTCTCGGTCTGCCTCATCACCAGGAACGAAGAGCGCTTTTTGAAGCAATGCCTCGAATCGGTGAAAGACCTCGCCTGGCAGATCGTGGTGATGGATACCGGCTCGACGGACAAGACAGTGGAGATCGCCAAGTCATTCGGTGCCGAGGTTTATCATACCACGTGGCAAAACGATTTCAGCGCCGCACGTAATGCCGCCATGGAATATGTGCGCGGTGATTGGGTGCTATCGCTAGATGCAGATGAGGAATTATTGCCCGAAGCCAAAGCGACATTGCGCAAGGAGATTCAGAGCGGTGATGCCATCGCGTATCGTCTGCCCATCATCGACATCGGTCGCGAAGACGAAGGCTGCAGCTACATCCCGCGCCTGTTCCGCAATGCGCACGGCCTCTTCTACGTGAGCCGCGTGCATGAGCAGATCTTCAGCAGCGTGGAAGTGCGCCGCCGCCAGTGGTCCATGGAGAACAAGCTCAGCACAGCTGCTATTCGCCACCATGGCTATCAGGAGCAGATCGTGCGCAATCGTGAGAAGAGCGCGCGCAACCTCAAACTGCTTGAACTCGCCCTCGAAGAATGGCCGAACGAGCCGAATCTGCTCATGAGCATGGGCCTTGAACTGGCACGCATCGGCCAGATTGAAGACGGCCTGAGCTTTTACCTCGAAGCATTCCAAGTCCTGAGCCATAAGCCCGCTGATGAAGTGGCGCCGGAATTGCGCGAGACGTTGCTTTCGCAATTCACCACGCAACTCATGGCCACGCGCCAGTTCGGTGAGATCGTGCAGGTTCTCAATTCGCCGCTGGCCTTGAGCCAGACCGGATTGGTGGCATCGCACCATTTCACCATGGGGCTCGCATTCATGGAGCTGAAGCAACCGGCGCAGGCCATCGAGCAATTCCGCAAATGCCTCGCCAAACGCGAGCAACGTTCGCTCGCACCAGTAAATAAAGAGATCCACAAGGCGGGCCCGCATCACTGCCTCGCCAACT